CAGACGAAGGCTAGTAATGATTGCCAGACACAAAAGCATACGGATCTAAATATCGAGGTCAAGGAGACTTATTCCGGCGATTCCTCGCCTAACAGTGAGAGAGACAATGCAGCCCAAAACGATTCGCAAACGAAGGTTGAAAGCGAAGAACGCGTGTCCAACCTGGAACAGCTAAGTCGAGCAGTGTTAAAACGGAGCGACATAAAGAACTTACTGGATAAACCTATTTTCGCGGAGGCTGTGATCGGATCCTTTGTGCGTCTAAATGTCGGAAAAATCTACTGCATCTACGAAACTATTGCTCTGCATCAGGACAGAAAGGACTACCGGGTAGACGGTAAGCGTACGAATCTGATCCTGGTCTTGAGGTGCGGTTCCGAAAAGCGTTATTCACGTATAGACGTGGTTTCCAATCAGCCAATTACACAAAAGGAATTCTTGTTGTGGTTGGAAACCAATCTGCGCAATCGATGCACTTTGCCAACACTTAATGACATCGCCAAAAAACAGGTGCAGGTAAAAAATGCCTGTAAGTACTCGTACACTGAAACTGATGTGGAGAAGCTGATTCAAGCCAAAAGAGAAGCTGGTATAAAGCAGAACGCCGCTTACAGAAAAATTAGTCTAATTATAGAGCGTGATATGGCAGCGGGTATGAACGACGTGGAAAAAGTGCAAGTGTTGGAGAAGAAAATCCTAGAGATCGACGAGGAACCCAGAACCCAGCTCGAAAAATCTGGCCAGCATCGGTACCAAGTCCTTAGTTCTACACGCGTGGTTCATGTGCCTACCATTTACAGGCACGAGTTGGGTGTGCCTTCCGGCGGCAAAAGGTCCTTTGATAAGCGAACCGCGAAGCCCGATCAACATGAGCTGGAGAAGTATATGCGacgaaaatacaaaaaaagcGCTGTCGTCAGTCGCAGTCGATTTAAAGAAACATTTGAAGATTGCGGGGATTCTTCAGCTATGGTCAACAAAAGTCATAcggaaaatcaaaagaaaGAGGGTGATGCTGAGACGGAGACGGAGAAAATGACAGAGGAAGATCTCAATTTGCAAAGGTTAAACACTTTTAATATTGAATTAGATACCACGGGATTGGGTAAGGGCTTTTTACTAGATGTAACGAAAGTAATACTATTTTCTTATAGTTCCTTTTCATGAAATTTTCCCGAATGTGAAGTTCAATAGCCCTTGGGACGAGATAATGAAAGGCTAGATTGCACGGGCAGTGCAATCTATTGATGTTTTGTTGACCCGTTCGCTAGTTCTATCGCTTTCGCGAGCGGCAATTGGAAGTGCCGACTTAAAATGTGCTCGACCAGATAGTGTATTTTTTAAGTCCATATCCCTGTGTAATGCAAAGCTACCCCCTTGGGGAATTACTTTATAATAATACGTTTTTGCAAATCGTTTTCATGTTTTTGATATGAATATCGATGGAAATTGGAAATATATACCTTATGGGGTCAATGTGGTTTATGGAGTCTATCTGTTTCGTTTTCTCGACGGATCGAATGTACAATACAATTTAAACCAAGAAACATAACAAATAaagatattttatattttatatttatttagatatattataaaatatatctaaaacaaacaaaataaaataagagagaatgctatagtcaaGTTTcgcgactatcagatacccgttactcagctggAAGTTTAAACGaggaatttaaaattttttttagaatATCGGTAGAAATTGGgaaaaaatttacaagactaataattGTAATCTTGTAACTACATAAtcataaaaatgtgaaaaaatatcaacacgtttttcaaaagtgtgggcgtgccagttttgtgcggtttgtgggtgTTGCAGTGGGCGTgacaacatgggtcaacaatttttcgcttttttctctagaatctgtatgctgaatctaaACCTTATatcttttatagttcctgagatctcgacgttcatacgggcAGACGGACATGGATAGATCGACTCGCTATTGaccctgatcaagaatatatatactttgtatagtcggaaacgcttccttctgcctgttacatacttttacACGATTCTACTATACCCTTTTACTATACGAGTCACGGGTATAATTAATatcaatttgccaaaaaaactttttgtcacgcccacacttttgaaatgGTTTTCTCATTTATttcttaattaatttaccaatatatctatatctatatatagatatatgaaatttcgcgttcgcatttttactagctgagtaacgggtatcggATAGTCGGGGAAGTCGACTATAGCATCTGGTTTTTCTCTCTATTCTGGCACCtacttaattattttaaaaatggtCGCAATGGTCATAAACCATTTGCTGCAATTATCTGCTTCAAGTTCGCTTTACGCCTTTGGGAATATATTTAGCCAATTAAAATGGACGAGGATGCTTGTGGAATTCTTTGAATGGTACCGTAGGACGCAGCTTCTTCCCAAAACTTTTTAAGCACAAGTTTTGCTTAATTTATAACGAGGATTACAATAAACAAACTAATCTGAGGCAATAAACACTAACAATCCCCCAAAACGATGCCCGAAGATGCTGTGTGGTCGGTTGTGCAGTCGGTGGGAAGGAAAAGGGAGGCAGGAGATGAGATTTCGCCGCTATAACGAGTTGGAAGTCCTCGTGGGCATTGGATTTTATAAGTTAACTCGCAGCAATCCGTTGGCATTTTAAATATGCCATTTCCGTTGTGAGATTATTTTTCGATATCGTATGATTAGAGATGTTTACGAGTGTCTAGTGTCTACAGAGCTGTGGCCAGAGCTCTGGCCAGATAGGCATCTTTAACCCTATTGCCACCAGTCCGCAGTTCGGATATTTTGCAGCTTTTCGATTATGGGAAAGGGCTTAATGTGCGTGCCTCATTGGCTCAATCCTTTTTTctattaacaataaatttgtGCGCATTTTGTTTAGAACACAACGATGGTCGAGATGTGTGTAAAGAGCGGTTTAAGGAAGGAATTAATGTACAAATTTAATAAGCAAGTTTTCATATGAAATGCGATTTATTAACACcctaaaaatgtttattttaaatgcaagCTTTTTGTTTCTATGGAAAATTTGTAATTACCAAAACGGCTTTTAACAAAAATGACAAAGAATAAGGTAGAGGGAATGATCTATCCTTTTAATCTTCCAGCCCATGACCAATGTACCTTTTTAGGGGGACGTAAGACACACAAAGCAAATCGGTTAAACTCGAAGCGCGTGATACGCAAAAGGATGCCATTAAGGACAACGGTTACAATCGTTAGTGAAGCCATTAGTTCGGAGGGCCAATATGCGAAAATCACATTTACACACACGCTCGCTGTCAACCCCATCGACTTCACCCGGAATGTTGCAGAATAAGTGTATAATTGCAAGTGGCACAACTTTCGAAAAAAGAGAATGTCATGTAATAACTTTAGCATGAAACCCGCAGCTCCCAAGTGTCCATCTTCCACTAATGTGTTCCGGCTGCGATGGGACGCCAGTCTGCGACAGGGGAGGTTCACGAAGTTGGCAATGACAATGGCCCAAGCTGCGAAACAATTACAATAAAACAAAGGCCAAGACCAGGACGGCCAGTCAACGTTTCACCAACGGAAAATAATTTCAGGGATATTATCGCCACCTTCGGCAGATGTCCCAAGTGCGATATCACCCGAGCCCAACGGACATGACTTGACCAGGTTCCAGGCGGGCATCAACATAATGTCTACTTTACAATGTGGATAAGCTTGAGCGAAAACGAAGTCACATCCTTATCAACCCCGAAAGGGCCGGCCAGAGATGTTAACCGTGGGTAAAGATACCTTGAATCGGAACATACAGTAAATAAGTTGCGTTAAATTGAAGGCATACCTGTAAGAAATTCAAAGATTCCTTGAACTCATCTCTCAATCATCATCTGCATCCAACTGTAGGTCAGCCGTTCCTTATCATAAACTGTATTTGGATTTGGCACAGTGTGCTGAGTACAGCCCTGTATGAAGCCTTCCAATTGTCTGATGGGCAGCGACTCGTCCAGAGTATTCGCTACCCACCCGCACGCCACAATGCAATAAGCTAGCGCTGTCCCGCCCATTACGGCGACGGGGGAATGGTGGATGGTGGGGCCACCTGGCACAGCCGGAGACAAATCCGAAATCCATACTCATAAACAAATGCAACTAATCGCCGTTCGTGTTGAACGTGTTCACGGCTGGGAAACGAGGAATCGTGGTCAGCCAGAGCTTCAAGTTCTGTTCGCATTTCTGCTCCACAACTAGTTCGGGATCCATATCTGCCTCGCGTTGCAGGTATAAGTTGGTGCGGGCTTTTGGCTCTGATTCTGATGGCTTTTTGTATGAAAACAGATATGGCAGGACTACCACTGCATTGCAATGTTTTTGATTTTGTAGTTAATTAGGTAAAATCATAACACAGGAAACAAGGAAACAAGGAAACAAGAGCTCAAGTGGGTGGTGGCGGGAGGTTGTTTATTTTAAAGAGAAAATGTGCGAAACTTTAGATTTTGGTTTGCATAAAACATGGAAGGAATCTAGCTTCGGCAAGCCATTAAAGTAATGGTTCAGGAACAAGAGataatgctatagtcgagttccccgagtATCGGATACCCGTTATTCAGCTAGGGCGTAACCGGTTTCGtggctttagggcgttagagtgggcgtgggaaAAAGCTTTTTTTGCacatcgatagaaatttacaagactacaagacaagaatgtgaaaaaatatcgaCACATCTTTTAAAAGGGCGTGGCAAcctgggtcaacaaacttgcgcagCGTCTTTGTCTCCAGAATCTGTAGTATGccgaatctcaaccttctagtttttatagttcctgagatctcgacgttcatcctgacagacggacatggctagatcgaacGGCTATTGattctgatcaagaatatagtttatatagtcggaaatgCTTCCTTCTGCATgatacatacttttcaacgattCTAGTATACTCTTTaatctacgagtaacgggtatacaAATGTTTGCCTAAATGATTAATACAAATGTCACAAAAGCTAGGCATACATTTTTTTCGAACCAAGTATACTATGGAACAAGCGTACTATTTTCTCAGCCTAAAACTAATTGAAATTCATGTTACAGCTGATACCTCAAAATTTCTTCAAAAGTCTCGGTGAATTGGATCGAACTCGATTTATGAGTGGGAGGAGTATTCAACATTCCATTGAAGCTGGGAAAGAGCTCAGGGACATCGCAGGGACACTGAGAGGATTGCAGAATGGATGAGCGCTCACGGACAAGACGAAAGATCACAAAAGAGCGGGAGTCTGGTGGCAAAACAGCACATGCTTTTGAGCGATTATTGGCAATTCGCAACAATAAATTAAGCAAGGAAAAATGTTCCGAAGACCGTGCAGAGCAGACGAAGGCTAGTAATGATTGCCAGACACAAAAGCATACGGATCTAAATATCGAGGTCAAGGAGACTTATTCCGGCGATTCCTCGCCTAACAGTGAGAGAGACAATGCAGCCCAAAACGATCCGCAAACGAAGGTTGAAAGCGAAGAACGCGTGTCCAACCTGGAACAGCTAAGTCGAGCAGTGTTAAAACGGAGCGACATAAAGAACTTACTGGATAAACCTATTTTCGCGGAGGCTGTGATCGGATCCTTTGTGCGTCTAAATGTCGGAAAAATCTACTGCATCTACGAAACTATTGCTCTGCATCAGGACAGAAAGGACTACCGGGTAGACGGTAAGCGTACGAATCTGATCCTGGTCTTGAGGTGCGGTTCCGAAAAGCGTTATTCACGTATAGACGTGGTTTCCAATCAGCCAATTACACAAAAGGAATTCTTGTTGTGGTTGGAAACCAATCTGCGCAATCGATGCACTTTGCCAACACTTAATGACATCGCCAAAAAACAGGTGCAGGTAAAAAATGCCTGTAAGTACTCGTACACTGAAACTGATGTGGAGAAGCTGATTCAAGCCAAAAGAGAAGCTGGTATAAAGCAGAACGCCGCTTACAGAAAAATTAGTCTAATTATAGAGCGTGATATGGCAGCGGGTATGAACGACGTGGAAAAAGTGCAAGTGTTGGAGAAGAAAA
This genomic stretch from Drosophila mauritiana strain mau12 chromosome 2L, ASM438214v1, whole genome shotgun sequence harbors:
- the LOC117150889 gene encoding RNA polymerase-associated protein RTF1 homolog isoform X1; translated protein: MDERSRTRRKITKERESGGKTAHAFERLLAIRNNKLSKEKCSEDRAEQTKASNDCQTQKHTDLNIEVKETYSGDSSPNSERDNAAQNDSQTKVESEERVSNLEQLSRAVLKRSDIKNLLDKPIFAEAVIGSFVRLNVGKIYCIYETIALHQDRKDYRVDGKRTNLILVLRCGSEKRYSRIDVVSNQPITQKEFLLWLETNLRNRCTLPTLNDIAKKQVQVKNACKYSYTETDVEKLIQAKREAGIKQNAAYRKISLIIERDMAAGMNDVEKVQVLEKKILEIDEEPRTQLEKSGQHRYQVLSSTRVVHVPTIYRHELGVPSGGKRSFDKRTAKPDQHELEKYMRRKYKKSAVVSRSRFKETFEDCGDSSAMVNKSHTENQKKEGDAETETEKMTEEDLNLQRLNTFNIELDTTGLVPFHEIFPNVKFNSPWDEIMKG
- the LOC117150900 gene encoding RNA polymerase-associated protein RTF1 homolog isoform X1, giving the protein MDERSRTRRKITKERESGGKTAHAFERLLAIRNNKLSKEKCSEDRAEQTKASNDCQTQKHTDLNIEVKETYSGDSSPNSERDNAAQNDPQTKVESEERVSNLEQLSRAVLKRSDIKNLLDKPIFAEAVIGSFVRLNVGKIYCIYETIALHQDRKDYRVDGKRTNLILVLRCGSEKRYSRIDVVSNQPITQKEFLLWLETNLRNRCTLPTLNDIAKKQVQVKNACKYSYTETDVEKLIQAKREAGIKQNAAYRKISLIIERDMAAGMNDVEKVQVLEKKILEIDEEPRTQLEKSGQHRYQVLSSTRVVHVPTIYRHELGVPSGGKRSFDKRTAKPDQHELEKYMRRKYKKSAVVSRSRFKETFEDCGDSSAMVNKSHTENQKKEGDAETETEKMTEEDLNLQRLNTFNIELDTTGLVPFHEIFPNVKFNSPWDEIMKG
- the LOC117150889 gene encoding RNA polymerase-associated protein RTF1 homolog isoform X2 produces the protein MDERSRTRRKITKERESGGKTAHAFERLLAIRNNKLSKEKCSEDRAEQTKASNDCQTQKHTDLNIEVKETYSGDSSPNSERDNAAQNDSQTKVESEERVSNLEQLSRAVLKRSDIKNLLDKPIFAEAVIGSFVRLNVGKIYCIYETIALHQDRKDYRVDGKRTNLILVLRCGSEKRYSRIDVVSNQPITQKEFLLWLETNLRNRCTLPTLNDIAKKQVQVKNACKYSYTETDVEKLIQAKREAGIKQNAAYRKISLIIERDMAAGMNDVEKVQVLEKKILEIDEEPRTQLEKSGQHRYQVLSSTRVVHVPTIYRHELGVPSGGKRSFDKRTAKPDQHELEKYMRRKYKKSAVVSRSRFKETFEDCGDSSAMVNKSHTENQKKEGDAETETEKMTEEDLNLQSSFS
- the LOC117150900 gene encoding RNA polymerase-associated protein RTF1 homolog isoform X2; amino-acid sequence: MDERSRTRRKITKERESGGKTAHAFERLLAIRNNKLSKEKCSEDRAEQTKASNDCQTQKHTDLNIEVKETYSGDSSPNSERDNAAQNDPQTKVESEERVSNLEQLSRAVLKRSDIKNLLDKPIFAEAVIGSFVRLNVGKIYCIYETIALHQDRKDYRVDGKRTNLILVLRCGSEKRYSRIDVVSNQPITQKEFLLWLETNLRNRCTLPTLNDIAKKQVQVKNACKYSYTETDVEKLIQAKREAGIKQNAAYRKISLIIERDMAAGMNDVEKVQVLEKKILEIDEEPRTQLEKSGQHRYQVLSSTRVVHVPTIYRHELGVPSGGKRSFDKRTAKPDQHELEKYMRRKYKKSAVVSRSRFKETFEDCGDSSAMVNKSHTENQKKEGDAETETEKMTEEDLNLQSSFS